In one Pseudomonas sp. SG20056 genomic region, the following are encoded:
- a CDS encoding c-type cytochrome gives MNLIKKLLVAPATVLALWAVTAQATTDEAIAERLKPVGQVCVMGEECKGVGAVAATTGGAARTADDIIAKHCGACHTPGILGAPKIGDAAAWKARADAEGGLDGILAKAISGINAMPPKGTCADCSDDELREAIQKMSGL, from the coding sequence GTGAACCTGATTAAAAAGCTCCTGGTAGCACCGGCTACCGTATTGGCCCTGTGGGCAGTGACTGCTCAAGCCACGACCGACGAAGCCATTGCCGAGCGACTGAAGCCGGTCGGCCAAGTCTGTGTGATGGGCGAAGAATGCAAGGGCGTGGGCGCTGTAGCAGCCACAACCGGCGGCGCTGCGCGTACTGCCGATGACATCATTGCCAAGCACTGCGGTGCCTGCCATACCCCAGGTATTCTGGGTGCGCCGAAAATTGGCGACGCTGCAGCCTGGAAAGCCCGTGCTGATGCAGAGGGTGGTCTTGACGGCATCCTGGCCAAGGCGATTTCCGGTATCAACGCCATGCCGCCAAAAGGTACCTGCGCTGATTGCTCGGACGACGAGCTGCGTGAAGCGATTCAGAAGATGTCTGGCCTGTAA
- a CDS encoding cupin domain-containing protein: MDVGVRLQSIRKLKGLSQRELAKRAGVTNSTISMIEKNSVSPSISSLKKVLAGIPMSLVEFFSLDVEQDSQAQVVYRAAELTDICSGAITMKLVGKAHPSRAISFLDETYPSGTDTGDEMYAHEGEEAGMLVEGKLELTVGDEVFILEPGDSYYFESSKPHRFRNPFEQPARLISATTPANF; the protein is encoded by the coding sequence TTGGACGTCGGTGTACGCCTGCAATCCATTCGCAAACTCAAAGGCCTTTCCCAGCGTGAACTCGCCAAACGGGCGGGCGTCACCAACAGCACCATTTCGATGATCGAGAAGAACAGCGTAAGCCCTTCGATCAGCTCGTTGAAAAAGGTGTTGGCGGGTATTCCCATGTCACTGGTGGAGTTCTTCTCCCTGGACGTGGAGCAGGATAGCCAGGCCCAGGTGGTCTATCGCGCCGCCGAACTCACCGATATCTGCAGCGGGGCCATCACCATGAAGCTGGTGGGCAAGGCGCATCCGAGCCGAGCTATTTCCTTTCTTGATGAAACCTACCCCAGCGGCACCGACACCGGCGACGAAATGTACGCCCACGAAGGTGAAGAGGCCGGCATGCTGGTCGAGGGCAAGCTGGAGCTGACCGTGGGTGACGAGGTGTTTATCCTTGAGCCAGGTGACAGCTACTATTTCGAGAGCAGCAAGCCGCACCGTTTCCGTAATCCGTTCGAGCAGCCAGCGCGTCTTATCAGTGCCACTACGCCGGCCAATTTCTAA
- the alr gene encoding alanine racemase: MRPARALIDLQALRHNYQLAREVSGARALAVIKADAYGHGAVRCAQALQEQADGFAVACIEEALQLREAGISGPILLLEGFFEADELPLIEQHDLWCVVHSLWQLEAIERSAVRGPLTVWLKMDSGMHRVGLHPADYQAAYQRLLASGKVAKIVLMSHFARADELDCPRSAEQLAVFQQARQGIVAEVSLRNSPAVLGWPSVPSDWVRPGIMLYGATPFEQAQAVAARLQPVMTLESKIISVRELPAGEPVGYGARFVSERPTRVGVVAMGYADGYPRHAPTGTPVAVDGQLTRLIGRVSMDMLTVDLTDLPQAGQGSRVELWGKQVLASDVATQAGSIPYQLFCNLRRVPLLYLGH, from the coding sequence ATGCGTCCTGCCCGTGCTCTGATCGACCTGCAAGCCTTGCGTCACAACTACCAACTGGCCCGCGAGGTCAGCGGCGCGCGCGCGCTGGCGGTGATCAAGGCGGATGCCTACGGCCATGGCGCGGTGCGTTGTGCTCAGGCGTTGCAGGAGCAGGCCGATGGTTTTGCCGTGGCCTGCATCGAGGAAGCGCTGCAGCTGCGCGAGGCCGGCATTAGCGGGCCAATTCTGTTGCTGGAAGGGTTCTTCGAGGCCGACGAGTTGCCGCTGATCGAGCAGCACGACCTCTGGTGTGTCGTGCATTCACTGTGGCAGCTGGAAGCGATTGAGCGCAGCGCTGTGCGCGGCCCGCTGACGGTCTGGCTGAAGATGGACAGCGGCATGCACCGCGTCGGCCTGCACCCGGCCGATTATCAGGCGGCCTACCAGCGCCTGCTGGCCAGTGGCAAGGTGGCGAAGATTGTTCTGATGAGTCACTTCGCCCGTGCCGACGAGCTGGATTGCCCGCGCAGTGCTGAACAGTTGGCGGTTTTTCAGCAGGCGCGCCAGGGCATTGTCGCCGAGGTCAGCCTGCGCAACTCGCCTGCCGTATTGGGCTGGCCGAGCGTGCCGAGCGACTGGGTGCGCCCTGGCATCATGCTTTACGGCGCCACCCCGTTCGAGCAGGCACAGGCCGTGGCCGCGCGGCTGCAACCGGTAATGACCCTGGAATCGAAGATCATCAGCGTGCGCGAACTGCCGGCCGGCGAGCCGGTGGGCTATGGCGCGCGCTTTGTCAGCGAGCGGCCAACCCGCGTCGGTGTGGTCGCCATGGGCTATGCCGACGGCTATCCGCGTCACGCGCCTACCGGCACACCCGTGGCGGTGGACGGCCAACTGACCCGCCTGATCGGCCGCGTGTCGATGGACATGCTCACTGTCGACCTGACCGATCTGCCACAAGCGGGCCAGGGCAGTCGCGTTGAGCTCTGGGGCAAACAGGTGCTGGCCAGCGATGTTGCCACCCAGGCCGGCAGCATTCCCTACCAGCTTTTCTGCAACCTGCGAAGGGTGCCGCTGCTCTACCTCGGGCACTAA
- a CDS encoding RidA family protein → MSVQRLHTESRYSEIVIHNGTVYLAGQLADDYSGDIVQQTRETLANTDRMLAEAGSDKSKILSVTIYLKDMDRDYAGLNQVWDAWVAPGAAPARACVEAKMYKPEVLVEMMIVAAL, encoded by the coding sequence ATGTCAGTACAGCGCCTGCACACTGAAAGTCGTTACAGCGAAATCGTCATCCATAACGGCACGGTCTACCTGGCCGGGCAACTGGCGGACGACTACAGCGGCGACATCGTGCAGCAAACCCGCGAAACCCTGGCCAACACCGACCGCATGCTGGCCGAGGCCGGCAGCGACAAGTCGAAGATCCTCTCCGTGACCATCTACTTGAAGGACATGGACCGCGATTACGCCGGGCTTAATCAGGTTTGGGATGCCTGGGTCGCGCCAGGCGCGGCGCCTGCACGGGCCTGTGTCGAGGCGAAGATGTACAAGCCTGAGGTGCTGGTGGAAATGATGATCGTGGCCGCCCTGTAA
- the dadA gene encoding D-amino acid dehydrogenase, translating to MRVLVLGSGVIGTASAYYLARQGFEVVVVDRQHAPAMETSFANAGQVSPGYASPWAAPGVPLKAIKWLLQKHAPLAIKATADIDQYLWMAQMLRNCTASRYAVNKERMVRLSEYSRDCLDELRAETGIAYEGRSLGTTQLFRTQAQLDNAAKDIAVLKQSGVPYELLDRAGIARVEPALAAVTDKLAGALRLPNDQTGDCQLFTSKLAEMAKALGVEFRFGQNIQRIDAVGDRVNGVWIDGKLETADRYVLALGSFSPQLLKPLGIKAPVYPLKGYSLTVPITNAAMAPTSTILDETYKVAITRFDNRIRVGGMAEIAGFDLSLNPRRRETLEMITADLYPQGGDLRQAEFWTGLRPATPDGTPIVGATGLRNLFLNTGHGTLGWTMACGSGRLLADLMAKKRPQISAEGLDISRYSRFQESHKHVSTAPAH from the coding sequence ATGCGGGTTTTAGTTCTCGGTAGCGGTGTGATTGGTACAGCCAGTGCGTATTACCTGGCGCGTCAGGGCTTTGAAGTGGTGGTGGTTGACCGGCAGCACGCCCCGGCCATGGAAACCAGCTTCGCCAACGCCGGCCAGGTGTCCCCTGGCTACGCCTCGCCGTGGGCTGCGCCGGGCGTGCCGCTGAAAGCCATCAAGTGGCTGCTGCAAAAGCACGCGCCGCTGGCGATCAAGGCCACTGCCGATATCGACCAGTACCTGTGGATGGCGCAGATGCTGCGCAACTGCACCGCCAGCCGTTACGCGGTGAACAAGGAGCGCATGGTGCGTCTGTCCGAGTACAGCCGCGACTGCCTCGACGAGCTGCGTGCGGAAACCGGCATCGCCTATGAAGGCCGCAGCCTGGGCACCACCCAGCTGTTCCGCACCCAGGCGCAATTGGATAACGCGGCGAAAGACATTGCCGTACTCAAGCAGTCCGGCGTGCCCTATGAGCTGCTCGACCGCGCCGGCATCGCCCGCGTTGAGCCGGCCCTGGCTGCAGTCACCGACAAACTGGCCGGCGCGCTGCGTCTACCGAATGACCAGACCGGCGACTGTCAGCTATTCACCAGCAAACTGGCCGAGATGGCCAAGGCGTTGGGTGTGGAATTCCGCTTCGGCCAGAACATCCAGCGTATCGACGCCGTGGGTGATCGGGTCAATGGCGTGTGGATCGACGGCAAGCTGGAAACTGCCGACCGCTACGTGCTGGCCCTCGGCAGCTTTAGCCCGCAATTGCTCAAGCCGCTGGGTATCAAAGCACCGGTGTACCCACTCAAGGGCTATTCGCTGACCGTACCGATCACCAATGCGGCGATGGCGCCGACTTCGACCATCCTCGATGAAACCTACAAAGTGGCGATCACCCGTTTCGACAACCGCATCCGCGTGGGCGGCATGGCCGAGATCGCCGGTTTCGACCTGAGCCTCAATCCGCGTCGCCGCGAAACCCTGGAAATGATTACCGCCGACCTCTACCCGCAGGGCGGCGATCTGCGCCAGGCCGAATTCTGGACCGGCCTGCGTCCGGCCACTCCGGATGGCACGCCGATTGTTGGCGCCACCGGCTTGCGCAATTTGTTCCTCAACACCGGTCACGGCACACTGGGCTGGACCATGGCCTGCGGCTCCGGTCGCCTGCTTGCCGATCTGATGGCGAAAAAGCGCCCGCAGATCAGCGCCGAAGGCCTGGATATTTCCCGTTACAGCCGTTTCCAGGAGAGTCATAAGCATGTCAGTACAGCGCCTGCACACTGA
- a CDS encoding Lrp/AsnC ligand binding domain-containing protein — translation MRTQHQSRRELDKIDRNILRILQEDGRISFTELGERVGLSTTPCTERVRRLEREGIIIGYHARLNPQQLKASLLVFVEISLDYKSGDTFEEFRRAVLKLPHVLECHLVSGDFDYLVKARINEMASYRKLLGDILLKLPHVRESKSYIVMEEVKESLSLPIAD, via the coding sequence GTGCGCACCCAACATCAGAGCCGCCGTGAGCTGGACAAGATCGACCGCAATATCCTGCGCATCCTGCAGGAAGACGGGCGCATCAGCTTTACCGAGCTGGGTGAGCGGGTCGGCCTGTCGACCACACCCTGCACCGAGCGCGTACGCCGCCTGGAGCGCGAAGGGATCATCATTGGCTACCACGCCCGGCTCAACCCGCAGCAGCTCAAGGCCAGCCTGTTGGTGTTTGTCGAGATCAGCCTGGACTACAAGTCCGGCGATACCTTTGAGGAGTTCCGCCGCGCGGTGCTCAAGCTGCCGCACGTGCTCGAATGCCACCTGGTGTCCGGCGACTTCGACTACCTGGTGAAGGCGCGGATCAACGAAATGGCCAGCTACCGCAAGCTGCTCGGCGACATCCTGCTCAAGCTGCCGCACGTACGCGAGTCGAAGAGCTACATCGTGATGGAGGAAGTGAAAGAAAGCCTGAGCCTGCCGATTGCTGACTAG
- a CDS encoding YkgJ family cysteine cluster protein, with protein sequence MSCTSRKIDQLRLQIPSFACVPGCHDCCGPVTASSEEMARLPVKSDAEHDAALAEYNCVHLGPQGCTVYDQRPLICRLFGTTPSLPCPRGQGPEQMIEPAVAKQVHQLIATTRQVLV encoded by the coding sequence ATGAGTTGCACCAGCCGCAAGATCGACCAGCTGCGTTTGCAGATTCCCAGCTTCGCCTGTGTACCGGGTTGCCACGATTGCTGCGGGCCGGTCACCGCGTCATCCGAGGAAATGGCGCGGCTGCCGGTAAAGAGTGATGCCGAGCATGATGCCGCGCTGGCCGAGTACAACTGCGTACACCTCGGCCCGCAAGGGTGCACGGTGTATGACCAACGCCCGCTGATCTGCCGCCTGTTTGGCACCACGCCGAGCCTGCCGTGCCCTCGCGGCCAGGGCCCGGAGCAGATGATTGAACCGGCGGTGGCAAAGCAGGTGCATCAGTTGATTGCGACTACCCGCCAAGTTCTAGTCTGA
- a CDS encoding FAD-binding oxidoreductase — translation MNARVHQPAHSSQHANSYYAASANRQLDYPALGGELRADVCIVGGGFSGLNTAIELAQKGLSVVLLEAHKIGWGASGRNGGQLIRGVGHGVEQFESVIGAQGVRELKLMGLEAVEIVRQRIEQFNIDCDLTWGYCDLANKPSHLADFAEDMAELKQLGYRHEMRLLQPEQMHEVVGSKRYVGGMIDMGSGHLHPLNLALGEAAAAQSLGVQLFENSAVTRIDYGSEVKVHTAQGVVRAATLVLGCNAYLNGLNSNLGGKVLPAGSYVIATEPLSEAEARAIIPQNMALCDQRVALDYYRLSADRRLLFGGACHYSGRDPADIAGYMRPKMLEVFPHLKDVKIDYQWGGMIGIGANRLPQIGRLKEQPNVYYAQAYSGHGVNATHLAGKLLGEAIAGQASSGFDLFAKVPHMTFPGGKHLRSPLLALGMLWHRMKELV, via the coding sequence ATGAACGCCCGCGTTCACCAGCCGGCTCACAGCAGCCAGCACGCCAATTCCTATTACGCCGCCAGCGCCAATCGCCAACTCGACTACCCCGCCCTGGGCGGTGAGTTGCGCGCCGATGTATGCATCGTCGGCGGTGGTTTTTCCGGCCTTAACACCGCCATCGAGCTGGCGCAGAAAGGCCTCTCGGTGGTGCTGCTGGAAGCGCACAAGATTGGCTGGGGCGCCAGCGGGCGCAACGGCGGCCAGCTGATTCGCGGCGTCGGCCATGGCGTGGAGCAGTTCGAATCGGTGATTGGCGCGCAGGGCGTGCGCGAACTGAAACTGATGGGCCTGGAAGCGGTGGAAATCGTCCGCCAGCGCATCGAGCAGTTCAACATCGACTGCGACCTGACCTGGGGCTACTGCGACCTGGCCAACAAACCCAGCCACCTCGCCGACTTCGCCGAAGACATGGCCGAACTCAAGCAGTTGGGTTATCGCCATGAAATGCGCCTGCTGCAACCGGAGCAGATGCACGAAGTGGTCGGCTCCAAGCGCTACGTCGGCGGCATGATCGACATGGGCTCCGGCCACCTGCACCCGCTTAACCTGGCACTCGGCGAAGCTGCGGCTGCGCAGAGCCTGGGCGTGCAGCTGTTCGAGAACTCGGCAGTAACGCGCATCGACTACGGCAGTGAGGTCAAGGTACACACCGCCCAGGGCGTGGTGCGCGCCGCTACCCTGGTGCTCGGCTGCAACGCGTACCTGAATGGCCTGAACAGCAACCTGGGCGGCAAGGTACTGCCCGCCGGCAGCTACGTGATTGCCACCGAGCCGCTGTCCGAAGCCGAAGCGCGGGCGATCATTCCGCAGAATATGGCCTTGTGCGACCAGCGCGTGGCCCTGGATTACTACCGCCTTTCTGCCGACCGCCGCCTGCTGTTCGGCGGTGCCTGCCACTATTCCGGTCGCGATCCGGCGGACATCGCCGGCTATATGCGGCCTAAAATGCTGGAAGTCTTCCCGCACCTGAAAGACGTGAAAATCGACTACCAGTGGGGCGGCATGATCGGCATCGGTGCCAACCGCCTGCCGCAGATCGGCCGTCTCAAGGAACAGCCCAACGTGTATTACGCCCAGGCCTACTCGGGCCACGGCGTAAATGCCACGCACCTGGCCGGCAAACTGCTCGGCGAGGCCATCGCCGGCCAGGCCAGCAGCGGTTTCGACCTGTTCGCCAAGGTGCCGCACATGACCTTCCCCGGCGGCAAACACCTGCGCTCGCCGCTGCTCGCCCTGGGCATGCTCTGGCACCGGATGAAAGAACTGGTCTGA
- a CDS encoding DUF1127 domain-containing protein, whose protein sequence is MNGLSDVRLTMKAGELQQEAPGGHLYVQVGAAKPAVRRWNAFWLRLTTRRALLRLTDEQLNDIGLSREQALREALLPFWKL, encoded by the coding sequence ATGAACGGGTTGAGTGATGTCAGGCTGACAATGAAAGCAGGCGAGCTGCAGCAAGAGGCCCCTGGCGGGCATCTGTATGTTCAGGTGGGGGCGGCGAAGCCAGCTGTACGCCGCTGGAACGCATTCTGGCTGCGCCTGACCACTCGTCGGGCGCTGCTGAGGCTGACTGACGAGCAGCTCAATGATATCGGCCTGAGCCGCGAGCAGGCCCTACGCGAGGCGCTGCTGCCGTTCTGGAAGCTGTGA
- a CDS encoding PLP-dependent aminotransferase family protein, producing the protein MTLYVNLAELLGARIEQGLYRPGDRLPSVRALSLEHGVSLSTVQQAYRHLEDQGLATPKPKSGYFVPQARQQPALPMVSRAAQRPVDISQWDQVLELISRPPGGDVLQLGRGMPDISSPTLKPLLRTLSRMSRRQEVKELSYGSLYGDPGLRAQLSRLMLDSGCQIAIEEIVTTTGCHEALSVAIRAVCAPGDIVAVDSPSFHGVMQALKGYGMKALELPTDPLTGISLEALELALEQWPIKAIQLTPNCNNPLGYIMPEANKRALLALAQRYDVAIIEDDVYGELAYSYPRPRSIKSFDEDGRVLFCSSFSKTLAPGLRAGWIAPGRYLQQVLHLKYMSTGMAAQLPQLALAEFIASGHYEPHLRRMRSQYARNRDCMIDWVSRYFPAGTRVSRPQGGFMLWLELPQGFDSQRLNRALLPHNIQIAPGSIFSAAGKYRNCLRINYASQPSPALEQAIRQVGECVAALLAEQQLVHNSAEGAVTP; encoded by the coding sequence ATGACGCTTTACGTCAACCTAGCCGAATTGCTCGGTGCCCGTATCGAGCAGGGCCTGTATCGCCCCGGTGATCGCCTGCCCTCCGTGCGCGCCCTCAGCCTGGAACATGGTGTCAGCCTGAGCACCGTGCAGCAGGCCTATCGCCACCTGGAGGATCAGGGCCTGGCCACGCCCAAGCCCAAGTCCGGCTACTTTGTGCCCCAAGCGCGCCAGCAGCCGGCGCTGCCGATGGTCAGCCGCGCCGCCCAGCGACCGGTGGATATTTCCCAGTGGGACCAGGTACTGGAACTGATCAGCCGGCCGCCAGGCGGTGATGTGCTGCAACTGGGGCGTGGCATGCCGGATATCAGCAGCCCAACCCTGAAACCGCTGCTGCGCACCCTGTCGCGCATGAGCCGCCGCCAGGAGGTCAAGGAGCTGAGCTATGGCAGCCTGTATGGTGACCCTGGCCTGCGCGCACAACTGTCGCGGCTGATGCTCGACTCCGGCTGCCAGATCGCCATTGAAGAGATCGTCACCACCACCGGCTGCCACGAAGCCCTGTCCGTGGCCATTCGCGCGGTGTGCGCGCCGGGCGACATCGTGGCCGTGGATTCACCGAGCTTTCATGGCGTGATGCAGGCACTCAAGGGCTACGGCATGAAGGCCCTGGAGCTGCCCACCGACCCGCTCACCGGCATCAGCCTGGAGGCATTGGAACTCGCCCTGGAGCAATGGCCAATCAAGGCCATCCAGCTCACCCCCAACTGCAACAACCCGCTCGGCTACATCATGCCGGAGGCCAACAAGCGCGCCCTGCTGGCCCTGGCGCAGCGCTATGACGTGGCGATTATCGAGGATGACGTCTACGGCGAGCTGGCCTACAGCTACCCACGCCCGCGCAGCATCAAATCATTCGACGAGGACGGTCGCGTGCTGTTCTGCAGCTCGTTTTCCAAGACCCTGGCGCCCGGCCTGCGGGCCGGCTGGATTGCCCCGGGCCGCTACCTGCAACAGGTGCTGCACCTTAAATACATGAGCACCGGCATGGCCGCGCAGCTGCCACAACTGGCCCTGGCCGAATTTATCGCCAGCGGTCATTACGAACCGCACCTACGCCGCATGCGCAGCCAGTACGCGCGCAATCGCGACTGCATGATCGACTGGGTCAGCCGCTATTTCCCCGCAGGCACGCGGGTCAGCCGGCCCCAGGGCGGCTTTATGCTATGGCTGGAGCTACCGCAGGGTTTTGACAGCCAGCGCCTGAACCGCGCACTGCTGCCACACAACATCCAGATCGCGCCCGGCAGCATCTTTTCCGCCGCCGGCAAATACCGCAATTGCCTGCGCATCAACTACGCCAGCCAACCCAGCCCAGCGCTTGAACAGGCGATTCGCCAGGTCGGCGAATGCGTGGCCGCGCTGCTCGCCGAGCAACAACTCGTACACAACAGCGCAGAGGGTGCGGTCACGCCTTGA
- a CDS encoding MFS transporter, whose translation MNWMTYFAVSAAVVIVGLALGVTLPLVSFRLEAWGYGPFAIGVMAGMPAIGVLVGARLTGHMAGWFGTPQTLRLCLLASAASVALLSVMPSYPLWLLLRLLIGISLTVVFVLGESWINQLVEDRLRGRLVALYGTGFALSQLCGPLLLTLLGTESDRGFWCSAALLVGGSLLLLGRDGAPEVDAQSASGRGILAFCRTSPAIAWAVVLFAGFEAMVLTLLPVYLVREGFAQQMALIMVSVVVVGDAALQLPIGWMADRVPRQTLFRCCGVVLLLSSLSIPALLHTPLIWVVLVLFGASAGGLYTLSLILVGQRYRDDALVRANSHIALLWGAGCLLGPLSTGAASQWVSGHALPILMAIGAALFVWLAFQRGAFSEVAAIKA comes from the coding sequence ATGAATTGGATGACCTATTTCGCCGTCAGCGCGGCGGTGGTGATCGTCGGGTTGGCGCTGGGCGTGACGCTGCCGCTGGTGTCGTTTCGCCTTGAAGCCTGGGGTTATGGCCCCTTTGCCATTGGCGTGATGGCGGGCATGCCGGCGATTGGCGTGCTGGTCGGGGCGCGTCTCACTGGGCACATGGCCGGCTGGTTCGGCACGCCGCAGACCCTGCGCCTGTGCCTGCTGGCCAGTGCGGCGTCGGTTGCGCTGCTGAGCGTGATGCCGAGCTATCCGCTGTGGCTGCTGCTGCGTCTGCTGATTGGCATCTCCTTGACCGTGGTGTTTGTGCTCGGCGAAAGCTGGATCAATCAGCTGGTCGAGGACCGTCTGCGCGGCCGTCTGGTGGCGCTGTATGGCACCGGCTTTGCGCTCAGCCAGCTGTGCGGGCCGCTGCTGCTCACCCTGCTAGGCACGGAAAGTGATCGCGGCTTCTGGTGTTCCGCCGCGCTGCTGGTGGGTGGCAGCTTGCTGCTATTGGGTCGCGATGGCGCGCCTGAGGTCGATGCGCAAAGTGCTTCCGGGCGCGGCATTCTGGCGTTCTGCCGCACTTCGCCGGCAATTGCCTGGGCCGTGGTGCTGTTTGCCGGATTCGAAGCCATGGTGCTGACGTTGTTGCCGGTGTATCTGGTGCGCGAAGGCTTTGCCCAGCAAATGGCGTTGATCATGGTCAGCGTGGTGGTGGTCGGTGATGCGGCGCTGCAGTTGCCGATTGGCTGGATGGCCGACCGCGTACCTCGGCAGACGCTGTTCCGTTGCTGTGGGGTGGTGCTGTTGCTGTCGAGCCTGAGCATTCCCGCATTGCTGCACACGCCGCTGATCTGGGTGGTGCTGGTGCTGTTCGGTGCCAGTGCGGGCGGTCTGTATACCTTGTCGCTGATTCTGGTCGGGCAGCGTTACCGCGACGACGCCCTGGTGCGCGCCAACTCGCATATCGCCCTGCTCTGGGGCGCGGGCTGTCTGCTTGGGCCGCTGTCGACCGGTGCGGCGAGCCAGTGGGTCAGCGGCCATGCGCTGCCGATCCTGATGGCGATTGGCGCGGCGCTGTTTGTCTGGTTGGCGTTTCAGCGCGGTGCATTCAGCGAGGTGGCGGCCATCAAGGCGTGA
- a CDS encoding aldehyde dehydrogenase gives MTSLTRADWEQRAKNLKIEGRAFVHGEYRAAVSGATFECISPVDGRLLGLVASCDLADAELAVADARATFESGVWSRMAPAQRKRIMIRFADLMDQHAEELALLETLDMGKPISDALGVDVPGASRAIRWSGEAVDKIYDEVAATPHDELGLVTREPVGVVAAIVPWNFPMIMTAWKLGPALATGNSVIVKPSEKSPLTALRMAQLALDAGIPAGVLNVLPGYGHTVGKALALHMDVDTLVFTGSTKIAKQLMIYAGESNMKRVWLEAGGKSANIVFADAPDLKAAAEAAAAAICFNQGEMCTAGSRLLVERSIKDKFMPMVLEAMQDWKAGHALDPDTKVGALVDAGHLNAVLGYIDAGHKDQAKLLCGGKRTLEETGGQYVEPTIFDDAHNAMRIAQEEIFGPVLTVIPFDSTEEAIAIANDSIYGLAAAIWTSNLSKAHLAAKALRVGSMWVNQYDGGDMTAPFGGFKQSGNGRDKSLHAFDKYTEIKATWIKL, from the coding sequence ATGACTAGCCTGACTCGTGCCGACTGGGAGCAGCGCGCTAAGAACCTGAAGATCGAAGGCCGTGCCTTTGTTCATGGCGAGTACCGCGCCGCTGTCTCCGGGGCCACCTTTGAGTGCATCAGCCCGGTCGACGGACGCCTGCTCGGCCTGGTAGCCAGCTGTGACCTGGCCGATGCCGAGTTGGCCGTCGCGGATGCCCGCGCCACCTTCGAGTCTGGCGTCTGGTCGCGTATGGCACCGGCGCAGCGCAAGCGCATCATGATCCGTTTTGCCGACCTGATGGATCAGCACGCTGAAGAGTTGGCCCTTCTGGAAACCCTAGACATGGGCAAGCCGATCAGCGACGCGCTGGGTGTCGACGTGCCAGGTGCCTCGCGGGCGATTCGCTGGAGTGGTGAAGCGGTCGACAAGATCTACGATGAAGTGGCGGCTACTCCGCACGACGAGCTGGGCCTGGTGACCCGCGAACCGGTGGGCGTGGTGGCGGCCATCGTGCCGTGGAACTTCCCGATGATCATGACCGCCTGGAAGCTCGGTCCGGCCCTTGCCACCGGCAACTCGGTGATCGTCAAACCATCCGAGAAATCCCCACTGACCGCTCTGCGCATGGCCCAGCTCGCGCTGGATGCCGGCATTCCGGCGGGCGTGCTCAACGTGCTGCCGGGTTACGGTCATACCGTTGGCAAGGCGCTGGCGCTGCATATGGATGTCGACACCCTGGTGTTCACCGGTTCGACCAAGATCGCCAAGCAGCTGATGATCTACGCTGGCGAATCGAACATGAAGCGCGTCTGGCTGGAGGCCGGCGGCAAGAGCGCGAATATCGTCTTCGCCGATGCGCCGGACCTCAAGGCCGCAGCCGAGGCTGCTGCTGCAGCGATCTGCTTCAACCAGGGCGAGATGTGCACCGCTGGCTCGCGTCTGCTGGTAGAGCGTTCGATCAAAGATAAATTCATGCCGATGGTGCTGGAAGCCATGCAGGACTGGAAAGCCGGTCACGCCCTGGACCCGGACACCAAGGTCGGCGCGCTGGTCGATGCGGGTCACCTGAATGCCGTGCTTGGCTATATCGATGCCGGCCACAAGGATCAGGCCAAGCTGCTCTGCGGCGGCAAGCGCACCCTGGAAGAAACGGGTGGCCAGTATGTTGAGCCGACCATCTTCGATGACGCACACAACGCCATGCGCATCGCGCAGGAAGAAATCTTCGGCCCGGTGCTGACGGTGATTCCGTTCGACAGCACTGAAGAAGCTATCGCGATTGCCAACGACAGCATCTATGGCCTGGCGGCCGCCATCTGGACCAGCAACCTGTCCAAGGCGCACCTGGCCGCCAAGGCGCTGCGCGTCGGCAGCATGTGGGTCAACCAGTACGACGGTGGTGACATGACCGCGCCGTTCGGTGGCTTCAAGCAGTCGGGCAATGGCCGCGACAAGTCCCTGCATGCCTTCGACAAGTACACCGAGATCAAGGCGACCTGGATCAAGCTGTAA
- a CDS encoding cupin domain-containing protein produces the protein MNIEKIVDFATATTAPEHYRPAAEKVLKGDPEQSVRNHYGSPCGQFNAGIWEGDIGHWTINYTEHEYCEILQGVSVLRDKDGNAKTLRAGDRFVIPAGFSGTWEVLEPCRKVYVIFEQASH, from the coding sequence ATGAACATCGAAAAGATCGTCGACTTCGCCACCGCCACCACCGCCCCGGAGCACTATCGCCCAGCGGCGGAAAAAGTCCTCAAGGGTGACCCCGAGCAAAGTGTGCGCAACCACTACGGCAGCCCGTGTGGGCAGTTCAATGCAGGGATCTGGGAAGGCGACATCGGCCACTGGACCATCAACTACACCGAACACGAATACTGCGAGATTTTGCAGGGTGTCTCGGTGCTGCGCGACAAGGACGGCAACGCCAAGACCCTACGTGCCGGCGACCGCTTCGTGATCCCGGCCGGTTTCTCCGGCACCTGGGAAGTGCTGGAACCCTGTCGCAAGGTCTATGTGATCTTCGAGCAAGCCAGCCACTGA